One window of Colias croceus chromosome 6, ilColCroc2.1 genomic DNA carries:
- the LOC123692217 gene encoding serine/arginine repetitive matrix protein 1-like isoform X2 produces the protein MAGTSTEQDTRFSDKEKKLMKQMKFGDCLTQQVDMSKVKLDVLKPWITQRITEILKMEDDVVIEYVNNQLEEKFPCPKKMQINLTGFLNGKNARLFMGELWELLLSAQASENGIPESFTQQKKEEIKKRMEEQQKDKEKDRDRRRSRSRSRSRRSRDRRRSRSRSRDRSNDRKYRSGGSPRRGRRRSRDRSQPKTTHVDEIKLPEPKENGKSPEKQEEVEVKEENHVEQNNHLDESSKEEPVAEVQDAEEKKEPAKSRSASPAQSATEKENEEKPAEKKHRSDSERRSSSASSRGSIKKPASHKKRHYRSNRDSSTSVSPRRSSRRERSKSRHRSSRRRSIERRERDRERERERERERERERRRRERERRERSRERRRSLERRRRSRSRSRRRSRDRSRDRRRSRSRRRSRSLRRSGRRSRDRRSRDRRSRDRRSRDRSRDRKSRDRTKDRRSRDRKSRDRRSSDLIKERLEKSVSIPRKENLDKLRPKSIERVSLPREEVKVQVSSSSRESSVANDKSASQEENVVKSTHLSDEDDFIPIPTLREYSRSLSRTPSPFVRRHKTSKKSDRSADEASEKEQEQQESRKQEVEEIKKPKRKAKQSESESESSEEVPKSKGKAKLKRKEKATSKRSKKSKKETSSSDSDSDDSSSSDSEDERKKKSKKTSKKKLAKKSRKKRARSSSSDSSSEEEVKHKSSKSKQKNIPEESDSDKKGKKRKDLSMERSKSDKGDIKQSKSKKPENSEDSNDDSSESDEKSNRKKNKHESSSEKDVRRKKADAAKAISPEVSKSRRDDKSGKPKQTEEIKSKSRDDSEKKGKKREKEDSSSDSDQVAKKKARKKVSESDSDSESDEPKKSKRAKKHKKHSKKHKKHKKHKKASKKKDDSSESEEAEEEDEGKVNNEDLEKKLRERALKSMKKQTSVSGSD, from the exons ATGGCG GGAACTAGTACTGAGCAAGACACTCGCTTCAGCGACAAGGAAAAGAAGCTAATGAAGCAAATGAAGTTTGGTGACTGTTTGACCCAGCAG gtGGACATGTCCAAGGTGAAGCTGGATGTTTTGAAGCCATGGATCACTCAGAGGATCACTGAAATACTGAAGATGGAAGATGATGTCGTCATTGAATATGTCAACAATCAATTGGAGGAAAAG TTTCCTTGCCCCAAGAAGATGCAGATCAATTTAACGGGATTTCTCAATGGGAAGAATGCGAGGCTGTTTATGGGGGAATTGTGGGAGTTGCTGCTGAGCGCCCAGGCCAGTGAAAATGGTATACCCGAATCGTTCACTCAGCAGAAGAAAGAAGAAATCAAAAAGAGGATG GAAGAGCAGCAAAAGGACAAGGAGAAAGACAGGGACAGGCGTCGCTCGCGGTCTCGCTCGCGCTCGCGGCGGTCGCGCGACCGGCGCCGCTCCAGGTCCAGGTCGCGAGATCGATCCAATGACAGGAA gTATCGCAGCGGTGGCAGCCCCCGTCGGGGCCGGCGCAGGTCACGAGACCGCAGTCAGCCGAAGACGACTCATGTCGATGAAATCAAACTACCAGAACCAAAAG AAAACGGAAAATCGCCAGAGAAGCAAGAAGAAGTGGAAGTTAAAGAAGAGAATCACGTGGAGCAGAACAACCATCTCGACGAGTCGTCGAAGGAGGAGCCAGTCGCGGAGGTTCAAGATGCCGAAGAGAAGAAGGAACCCGCCAAGTCAAGATCTGCATCGCCAGCTCA gtCCGCAACTGAAAAGGAGAATGAAGAAAAGCCAGCTGAGAAGAAGCATCGTTCAGACAGTGAACGCCGTTCATCGTCGGCGTCTTCAC GGGGAAGTATTAAAAAGCCAGCGTCACACAAGAAGCGTCACTATCGTTCCAACAGAGACTCTTCTACCAGCGTCAGTCCGCGTCGTAGCTCTCGTAGAGAAAG GAGTAAGTCTCGTCACCGCAGCAGCCGCAGGCGATCCATCGAGCGGCGCGAGCGAGACCGCGAGCGGGAACGGGAGAGGGAGAGGGAAAGAGAGAGGGAACGCAGGCGCAGGGAGCGAGAGAGGAGAGAAag GTCACGCGAACGTCGACGATCGCTTGAAAGACGTAGAAGGTCCCGTTCACGCTCTCGACGACGTTCTAGAGacag GTCGCGCGACCGCCGTCGCTCGAGGTCGCGCCGCCGCTCGCGCTCGCTGCGCCGCTCCGGGCGACGGTCCCGCGACAGGCGCTCCAGGGACAGGCGCTCGAGGGACAGACGGTCCAGGGATCGATCCAG gGATAGGAAATCAAGGGATCGCACTAAGGACAGAAGGTCAAGGGATAGGAAGTCCCGTGACAGGAGATCTAGCGACCTCATTAAAGAGCGTTTAGAGAAATCTGTTTCTATTCCGCGTAAAG AAAATCTAGACAAACTTCGCCCCAAGTCAATAGAGCGGGTTTCTTTACCGCGAGAAGAAGTAAAGGTTCAAGTATCTAGTTCAAGTCGAGAGTCGTCAGTTGCTAATGATAAATCTGCCTCTCAGGAAGAAAATGTGGTAAAATCTACTCACTTGTCTGATGAAGACGACTTTATTCCTATACCTACGTTGAGAGAATATTCAAGGAGCCTCAGTCGTACTCCGTCGCCTTTCGTAAGGAGACATAAAACATCTAAGAAATCAGATAGATCCGCGGATGAGGCGTCAGAAAAAGAACAGGAACAACAAGAATCCAGAAAGCAAGAAGTCGAAGAAATTAAGAAACCGAAACGGAAAGCAAAGCAATCGGAGTCTGAAAGCGAAAGTAGTGAAGAGGTACCTAAGTCGAAAGGTAAGGCCAAACTAAAGCGTAAAGAAAAAGCCACGTCAAAAAGGTctaaaaaatccaaaaaagAAACTTCTTCTAGTGATAGTGACTCTGACGATTCTTCGTCCAGCGATTCAGAAGATGAAAGGAAAAAGAAAAGCAAGAAGACTTCCAAGAAAAAGTTGGCAAAGAAATCTCGCAAGAAGAGGGCTCGTTCCTCGAGTTCTGATTCTAGTTCTGAAGAAGAGGTGAAACATAAGAGCTCTAAATCCAAACAAAAGAACATTCCAGAAGAGTCGGATAGTGATAAAAAAGGAAAGAAACGTAAAGATTTAAGTATGGAAAGATCTAAATCTGACAAAGGAGATATTAAGCAGAGCAAGTCTAAGAAACCTGAAAACTCAGAAGACTCAAATGATGATAGTTCGGAGAGTGATGAAAAATCGAACAGAAAGAAGAATAAGCATGAATCATCATCAGAAAAAGATGTACGGCGTAAAAAAGCCGATGCTGCCAAAGCAATTTCCCCCGAAGTGTCAAAATCGCGACGGGATGATAAATCTGGAAAACCGAAGCAAACCGAGGAGATAAAATCAAAATCTCGCGATGACTCTGAAAAGAAGGGTAAAAAACGTGAAAAGGAAGATTCATCTTCAGACAGTGATCAAGTGGCTAAGAAAAAAGCGAGGAAGAAAGTATCCGAGTCAGATTCTGACTCTGAAAGTGATGAGCCCAAAAAATCGAAGAGGGCTAAAAAGCACAAGAAGCATTCAAAGAAACATAAGAAGCATAAGAAACATAAAAAGGCATCAAAAAAGAAGGACGATTCTTCTGAAAGTGAGGAGGCGGAAGAGGAAGATGAGGGAAAAGTCAACAATGAGGATTTGGAAAAAAAGCTTCGCGAAAGAGCTCTTAAGTCTATGAAGAAACAAACTAGTGTTTCTGGATCCGactaa
- the LOC123692217 gene encoding serine/arginine repetitive matrix protein 1-like isoform X1 — protein sequence MMMYTGTSTEQDTRFSDKEKKLMKQMKFGDCLTQQVDMSKVKLDVLKPWITQRITEILKMEDDVVIEYVNNQLEEKFPCPKKMQINLTGFLNGKNARLFMGELWELLLSAQASENGIPESFTQQKKEEIKKRMEEQQKDKEKDRDRRRSRSRSRSRRSRDRRRSRSRSRDRSNDRKYRSGGSPRRGRRRSRDRSQPKTTHVDEIKLPEPKENGKSPEKQEEVEVKEENHVEQNNHLDESSKEEPVAEVQDAEEKKEPAKSRSASPAQSATEKENEEKPAEKKHRSDSERRSSSASSRGSIKKPASHKKRHYRSNRDSSTSVSPRRSSRRERSKSRHRSSRRRSIERRERDRERERERERERERERRRRERERRERSRERRRSLERRRRSRSRSRRRSRDRSRDRRRSRSRRRSRSLRRSGRRSRDRRSRDRRSRDRRSRDRSRDRKSRDRTKDRRSRDRKSRDRRSSDLIKERLEKSVSIPRKENLDKLRPKSIERVSLPREEVKVQVSSSSRESSVANDKSASQEENVVKSTHLSDEDDFIPIPTLREYSRSLSRTPSPFVRRHKTSKKSDRSADEASEKEQEQQESRKQEVEEIKKPKRKAKQSESESESSEEVPKSKGKAKLKRKEKATSKRSKKSKKETSSSDSDSDDSSSSDSEDERKKKSKKTSKKKLAKKSRKKRARSSSSDSSSEEEVKHKSSKSKQKNIPEESDSDKKGKKRKDLSMERSKSDKGDIKQSKSKKPENSEDSNDDSSESDEKSNRKKNKHESSSEKDVRRKKADAAKAISPEVSKSRRDDKSGKPKQTEEIKSKSRDDSEKKGKKREKEDSSSDSDQVAKKKARKKVSESDSDSESDEPKKSKRAKKHKKHSKKHKKHKKHKKASKKKDDSSESEEAEEEDEGKVNNEDLEKKLRERALKSMKKQTSVSGSD from the exons ATGATGATGTATACG GGAACTAGTACTGAGCAAGACACTCGCTTCAGCGACAAGGAAAAGAAGCTAATGAAGCAAATGAAGTTTGGTGACTGTTTGACCCAGCAG gtGGACATGTCCAAGGTGAAGCTGGATGTTTTGAAGCCATGGATCACTCAGAGGATCACTGAAATACTGAAGATGGAAGATGATGTCGTCATTGAATATGTCAACAATCAATTGGAGGAAAAG TTTCCTTGCCCCAAGAAGATGCAGATCAATTTAACGGGATTTCTCAATGGGAAGAATGCGAGGCTGTTTATGGGGGAATTGTGGGAGTTGCTGCTGAGCGCCCAGGCCAGTGAAAATGGTATACCCGAATCGTTCACTCAGCAGAAGAAAGAAGAAATCAAAAAGAGGATG GAAGAGCAGCAAAAGGACAAGGAGAAAGACAGGGACAGGCGTCGCTCGCGGTCTCGCTCGCGCTCGCGGCGGTCGCGCGACCGGCGCCGCTCCAGGTCCAGGTCGCGAGATCGATCCAATGACAGGAA gTATCGCAGCGGTGGCAGCCCCCGTCGGGGCCGGCGCAGGTCACGAGACCGCAGTCAGCCGAAGACGACTCATGTCGATGAAATCAAACTACCAGAACCAAAAG AAAACGGAAAATCGCCAGAGAAGCAAGAAGAAGTGGAAGTTAAAGAAGAGAATCACGTGGAGCAGAACAACCATCTCGACGAGTCGTCGAAGGAGGAGCCAGTCGCGGAGGTTCAAGATGCCGAAGAGAAGAAGGAACCCGCCAAGTCAAGATCTGCATCGCCAGCTCA gtCCGCAACTGAAAAGGAGAATGAAGAAAAGCCAGCTGAGAAGAAGCATCGTTCAGACAGTGAACGCCGTTCATCGTCGGCGTCTTCAC GGGGAAGTATTAAAAAGCCAGCGTCACACAAGAAGCGTCACTATCGTTCCAACAGAGACTCTTCTACCAGCGTCAGTCCGCGTCGTAGCTCTCGTAGAGAAAG GAGTAAGTCTCGTCACCGCAGCAGCCGCAGGCGATCCATCGAGCGGCGCGAGCGAGACCGCGAGCGGGAACGGGAGAGGGAGAGGGAAAGAGAGAGGGAACGCAGGCGCAGGGAGCGAGAGAGGAGAGAAag GTCACGCGAACGTCGACGATCGCTTGAAAGACGTAGAAGGTCCCGTTCACGCTCTCGACGACGTTCTAGAGacag GTCGCGCGACCGCCGTCGCTCGAGGTCGCGCCGCCGCTCGCGCTCGCTGCGCCGCTCCGGGCGACGGTCCCGCGACAGGCGCTCCAGGGACAGGCGCTCGAGGGACAGACGGTCCAGGGATCGATCCAG gGATAGGAAATCAAGGGATCGCACTAAGGACAGAAGGTCAAGGGATAGGAAGTCCCGTGACAGGAGATCTAGCGACCTCATTAAAGAGCGTTTAGAGAAATCTGTTTCTATTCCGCGTAAAG AAAATCTAGACAAACTTCGCCCCAAGTCAATAGAGCGGGTTTCTTTACCGCGAGAAGAAGTAAAGGTTCAAGTATCTAGTTCAAGTCGAGAGTCGTCAGTTGCTAATGATAAATCTGCCTCTCAGGAAGAAAATGTGGTAAAATCTACTCACTTGTCTGATGAAGACGACTTTATTCCTATACCTACGTTGAGAGAATATTCAAGGAGCCTCAGTCGTACTCCGTCGCCTTTCGTAAGGAGACATAAAACATCTAAGAAATCAGATAGATCCGCGGATGAGGCGTCAGAAAAAGAACAGGAACAACAAGAATCCAGAAAGCAAGAAGTCGAAGAAATTAAGAAACCGAAACGGAAAGCAAAGCAATCGGAGTCTGAAAGCGAAAGTAGTGAAGAGGTACCTAAGTCGAAAGGTAAGGCCAAACTAAAGCGTAAAGAAAAAGCCACGTCAAAAAGGTctaaaaaatccaaaaaagAAACTTCTTCTAGTGATAGTGACTCTGACGATTCTTCGTCCAGCGATTCAGAAGATGAAAGGAAAAAGAAAAGCAAGAAGACTTCCAAGAAAAAGTTGGCAAAGAAATCTCGCAAGAAGAGGGCTCGTTCCTCGAGTTCTGATTCTAGTTCTGAAGAAGAGGTGAAACATAAGAGCTCTAAATCCAAACAAAAGAACATTCCAGAAGAGTCGGATAGTGATAAAAAAGGAAAGAAACGTAAAGATTTAAGTATGGAAAGATCTAAATCTGACAAAGGAGATATTAAGCAGAGCAAGTCTAAGAAACCTGAAAACTCAGAAGACTCAAATGATGATAGTTCGGAGAGTGATGAAAAATCGAACAGAAAGAAGAATAAGCATGAATCATCATCAGAAAAAGATGTACGGCGTAAAAAAGCCGATGCTGCCAAAGCAATTTCCCCCGAAGTGTCAAAATCGCGACGGGATGATAAATCTGGAAAACCGAAGCAAACCGAGGAGATAAAATCAAAATCTCGCGATGACTCTGAAAAGAAGGGTAAAAAACGTGAAAAGGAAGATTCATCTTCAGACAGTGATCAAGTGGCTAAGAAAAAAGCGAGGAAGAAAGTATCCGAGTCAGATTCTGACTCTGAAAGTGATGAGCCCAAAAAATCGAAGAGGGCTAAAAAGCACAAGAAGCATTCAAAGAAACATAAGAAGCATAAGAAACATAAAAAGGCATCAAAAAAGAAGGACGATTCTTCTGAAAGTGAGGAGGCGGAAGAGGAAGATGAGGGAAAAGTCAACAATGAGGATTTGGAAAAAAAGCTTCGCGAAAGAGCTCTTAAGTCTATGAAGAAACAAACTAGTGTTTCTGGATCCGactaa
- the LOC123692217 gene encoding serine/arginine repetitive matrix protein 1-like isoform X3, whose amino-acid sequence MMMYTGTSTEQDTRFSDKEKKLMKQMKFGDCLTQQVDMSKVKLDVLKPWITQRITEILKMEDDVVIEYVNNQLEEKFPCPKKMQINLTGFLNGKNARLFMGELWELLLSAQASENGIPESFTQQKKEEIKKRMEEQQKDKEKDRDRRRSRSRSRSRRSRDRRRSRSRSRDRSNDRKYRSGGSPRRGRRRSRDRSQPKTTHVDEIKLPEPKENGKSPEKQEEVEVKEENHVEQNNHLDESSKEEPVAEVQDAEEKKEPAKSRSASPAQSATEKENEEKPAEKKHRSDSERRSSSASSRGSIKKPASHKKRHYRSNRDSSTSVSPRRSSRRERSKSRHRSSRRRSIERRERDRERERERERERERERRRRERERRERSRDRRRSRSRRRSRSLRRSGRRSRDRRSRDRRSRDRRSRDRSRDRKSRDRTKDRRSRDRKSRDRRSSDLIKERLEKSVSIPRKENLDKLRPKSIERVSLPREEVKVQVSSSSRESSVANDKSASQEENVVKSTHLSDEDDFIPIPTLREYSRSLSRTPSPFVRRHKTSKKSDRSADEASEKEQEQQESRKQEVEEIKKPKRKAKQSESESESSEEVPKSKGKAKLKRKEKATSKRSKKSKKETSSSDSDSDDSSSSDSEDERKKKSKKTSKKKLAKKSRKKRARSSSSDSSSEEEVKHKSSKSKQKNIPEESDSDKKGKKRKDLSMERSKSDKGDIKQSKSKKPENSEDSNDDSSESDEKSNRKKNKHESSSEKDVRRKKADAAKAISPEVSKSRRDDKSGKPKQTEEIKSKSRDDSEKKGKKREKEDSSSDSDQVAKKKARKKVSESDSDSESDEPKKSKRAKKHKKHSKKHKKHKKHKKASKKKDDSSESEEAEEEDEGKVNNEDLEKKLRERALKSMKKQTSVSGSD is encoded by the exons ATGATGATGTATACG GGAACTAGTACTGAGCAAGACACTCGCTTCAGCGACAAGGAAAAGAAGCTAATGAAGCAAATGAAGTTTGGTGACTGTTTGACCCAGCAG gtGGACATGTCCAAGGTGAAGCTGGATGTTTTGAAGCCATGGATCACTCAGAGGATCACTGAAATACTGAAGATGGAAGATGATGTCGTCATTGAATATGTCAACAATCAATTGGAGGAAAAG TTTCCTTGCCCCAAGAAGATGCAGATCAATTTAACGGGATTTCTCAATGGGAAGAATGCGAGGCTGTTTATGGGGGAATTGTGGGAGTTGCTGCTGAGCGCCCAGGCCAGTGAAAATGGTATACCCGAATCGTTCACTCAGCAGAAGAAAGAAGAAATCAAAAAGAGGATG GAAGAGCAGCAAAAGGACAAGGAGAAAGACAGGGACAGGCGTCGCTCGCGGTCTCGCTCGCGCTCGCGGCGGTCGCGCGACCGGCGCCGCTCCAGGTCCAGGTCGCGAGATCGATCCAATGACAGGAA gTATCGCAGCGGTGGCAGCCCCCGTCGGGGCCGGCGCAGGTCACGAGACCGCAGTCAGCCGAAGACGACTCATGTCGATGAAATCAAACTACCAGAACCAAAAG AAAACGGAAAATCGCCAGAGAAGCAAGAAGAAGTGGAAGTTAAAGAAGAGAATCACGTGGAGCAGAACAACCATCTCGACGAGTCGTCGAAGGAGGAGCCAGTCGCGGAGGTTCAAGATGCCGAAGAGAAGAAGGAACCCGCCAAGTCAAGATCTGCATCGCCAGCTCA gtCCGCAACTGAAAAGGAGAATGAAGAAAAGCCAGCTGAGAAGAAGCATCGTTCAGACAGTGAACGCCGTTCATCGTCGGCGTCTTCAC GGGGAAGTATTAAAAAGCCAGCGTCACACAAGAAGCGTCACTATCGTTCCAACAGAGACTCTTCTACCAGCGTCAGTCCGCGTCGTAGCTCTCGTAGAGAAAG GAGTAAGTCTCGTCACCGCAGCAGCCGCAGGCGATCCATCGAGCGGCGCGAGCGAGACCGCGAGCGGGAACGGGAGAGGGAGAGGGAAAGAGAGAGGGAACGCAGGCGCAGGGAGCGAGAGAGGAGAGAAag GTCGCGCGACCGCCGTCGCTCGAGGTCGCGCCGCCGCTCGCGCTCGCTGCGCCGCTCCGGGCGACGGTCCCGCGACAGGCGCTCCAGGGACAGGCGCTCGAGGGACAGACGGTCCAGGGATCGATCCAG gGATAGGAAATCAAGGGATCGCACTAAGGACAGAAGGTCAAGGGATAGGAAGTCCCGTGACAGGAGATCTAGCGACCTCATTAAAGAGCGTTTAGAGAAATCTGTTTCTATTCCGCGTAAAG AAAATCTAGACAAACTTCGCCCCAAGTCAATAGAGCGGGTTTCTTTACCGCGAGAAGAAGTAAAGGTTCAAGTATCTAGTTCAAGTCGAGAGTCGTCAGTTGCTAATGATAAATCTGCCTCTCAGGAAGAAAATGTGGTAAAATCTACTCACTTGTCTGATGAAGACGACTTTATTCCTATACCTACGTTGAGAGAATATTCAAGGAGCCTCAGTCGTACTCCGTCGCCTTTCGTAAGGAGACATAAAACATCTAAGAAATCAGATAGATCCGCGGATGAGGCGTCAGAAAAAGAACAGGAACAACAAGAATCCAGAAAGCAAGAAGTCGAAGAAATTAAGAAACCGAAACGGAAAGCAAAGCAATCGGAGTCTGAAAGCGAAAGTAGTGAAGAGGTACCTAAGTCGAAAGGTAAGGCCAAACTAAAGCGTAAAGAAAAAGCCACGTCAAAAAGGTctaaaaaatccaaaaaagAAACTTCTTCTAGTGATAGTGACTCTGACGATTCTTCGTCCAGCGATTCAGAAGATGAAAGGAAAAAGAAAAGCAAGAAGACTTCCAAGAAAAAGTTGGCAAAGAAATCTCGCAAGAAGAGGGCTCGTTCCTCGAGTTCTGATTCTAGTTCTGAAGAAGAGGTGAAACATAAGAGCTCTAAATCCAAACAAAAGAACATTCCAGAAGAGTCGGATAGTGATAAAAAAGGAAAGAAACGTAAAGATTTAAGTATGGAAAGATCTAAATCTGACAAAGGAGATATTAAGCAGAGCAAGTCTAAGAAACCTGAAAACTCAGAAGACTCAAATGATGATAGTTCGGAGAGTGATGAAAAATCGAACAGAAAGAAGAATAAGCATGAATCATCATCAGAAAAAGATGTACGGCGTAAAAAAGCCGATGCTGCCAAAGCAATTTCCCCCGAAGTGTCAAAATCGCGACGGGATGATAAATCTGGAAAACCGAAGCAAACCGAGGAGATAAAATCAAAATCTCGCGATGACTCTGAAAAGAAGGGTAAAAAACGTGAAAAGGAAGATTCATCTTCAGACAGTGATCAAGTGGCTAAGAAAAAAGCGAGGAAGAAAGTATCCGAGTCAGATTCTGACTCTGAAAGTGATGAGCCCAAAAAATCGAAGAGGGCTAAAAAGCACAAGAAGCATTCAAAGAAACATAAGAAGCATAAGAAACATAAAAAGGCATCAAAAAAGAAGGACGATTCTTCTGAAAGTGAGGAGGCGGAAGAGGAAGATGAGGGAAAAGTCAACAATGAGGATTTGGAAAAAAAGCTTCGCGAAAGAGCTCTTAAGTCTATGAAGAAACAAACTAGTGTTTCTGGATCCGactaa
- the LOC123692217 gene encoding peptidyl-prolyl cis-trans isomerase G-like isoform X4, with the protein MQINLTGFLNGKNARLFMGELWELLLSAQASENGIPESFTQQKKEEIKKRMEEQQKDKEKDRDRRRSRSRSRSRRSRDRRRSRSRSRDRSNDRKYRSGGSPRRGRRRSRDRSQPKTTHVDEIKLPEPKENGKSPEKQEEVEVKEENHVEQNNHLDESSKEEPVAEVQDAEEKKEPAKSRSASPAQSATEKENEEKPAEKKHRSDSERRSSSASSRGSIKKPASHKKRHYRSNRDSSTSVSPRRSSRRERSKSRHRSSRRRSIERRERDRERERERERERERERRRRERERRERSRERRRSLERRRRSRSRSRRRSRDRSRDRRRSRSRRRSRSLRRSGRRSRDRRSRDRRSRDRRSRDRSRDRKSRDRTKDRRSRDRKSRDRRSSDLIKERLEKSVSIPRKENLDKLRPKSIERVSLPREEVKVQVSSSSRESSVANDKSASQEENVVKSTHLSDEDDFIPIPTLREYSRSLSRTPSPFVRRHKTSKKSDRSADEASEKEQEQQESRKQEVEEIKKPKRKAKQSESESESSEEVPKSKGKAKLKRKEKATSKRSKKSKKETSSSDSDSDDSSSSDSEDERKKKSKKTSKKKLAKKSRKKRARSSSSDSSSEEEVKHKSSKSKQKNIPEESDSDKKGKKRKDLSMERSKSDKGDIKQSKSKKPENSEDSNDDSSESDEKSNRKKNKHESSSEKDVRRKKADAAKAISPEVSKSRRDDKSGKPKQTEEIKSKSRDDSEKKGKKREKEDSSSDSDQVAKKKARKKVSESDSDSESDEPKKSKRAKKHKKHSKKHKKHKKHKKASKKKDDSSESEEAEEEDEGKVNNEDLEKKLRERALKSMKKQTSVSGSD; encoded by the exons ATGCAGATCAATTTAACGGGATTTCTCAATGGGAAGAATGCGAGGCTGTTTATGGGGGAATTGTGGGAGTTGCTGCTGAGCGCCCAGGCCAGTGAAAATGGTATACCCGAATCGTTCACTCAGCAGAAGAAAGAAGAAATCAAAAAGAGGATG GAAGAGCAGCAAAAGGACAAGGAGAAAGACAGGGACAGGCGTCGCTCGCGGTCTCGCTCGCGCTCGCGGCGGTCGCGCGACCGGCGCCGCTCCAGGTCCAGGTCGCGAGATCGATCCAATGACAGGAA gTATCGCAGCGGTGGCAGCCCCCGTCGGGGCCGGCGCAGGTCACGAGACCGCAGTCAGCCGAAGACGACTCATGTCGATGAAATCAAACTACCAGAACCAAAAG AAAACGGAAAATCGCCAGAGAAGCAAGAAGAAGTGGAAGTTAAAGAAGAGAATCACGTGGAGCAGAACAACCATCTCGACGAGTCGTCGAAGGAGGAGCCAGTCGCGGAGGTTCAAGATGCCGAAGAGAAGAAGGAACCCGCCAAGTCAAGATCTGCATCGCCAGCTCA gtCCGCAACTGAAAAGGAGAATGAAGAAAAGCCAGCTGAGAAGAAGCATCGTTCAGACAGTGAACGCCGTTCATCGTCGGCGTCTTCAC GGGGAAGTATTAAAAAGCCAGCGTCACACAAGAAGCGTCACTATCGTTCCAACAGAGACTCTTCTACCAGCGTCAGTCCGCGTCGTAGCTCTCGTAGAGAAAG GAGTAAGTCTCGTCACCGCAGCAGCCGCAGGCGATCCATCGAGCGGCGCGAGCGAGACCGCGAGCGGGAACGGGAGAGGGAGAGGGAAAGAGAGAGGGAACGCAGGCGCAGGGAGCGAGAGAGGAGAGAAag GTCACGCGAACGTCGACGATCGCTTGAAAGACGTAGAAGGTCCCGTTCACGCTCTCGACGACGTTCTAGAGacag GTCGCGCGACCGCCGTCGCTCGAGGTCGCGCCGCCGCTCGCGCTCGCTGCGCCGCTCCGGGCGACGGTCCCGCGACAGGCGCTCCAGGGACAGGCGCTCGAGGGACAGACGGTCCAGGGATCGATCCAG gGATAGGAAATCAAGGGATCGCACTAAGGACAGAAGGTCAAGGGATAGGAAGTCCCGTGACAGGAGATCTAGCGACCTCATTAAAGAGCGTTTAGAGAAATCTGTTTCTATTCCGCGTAAAG AAAATCTAGACAAACTTCGCCCCAAGTCAATAGAGCGGGTTTCTTTACCGCGAGAAGAAGTAAAGGTTCAAGTATCTAGTTCAAGTCGAGAGTCGTCAGTTGCTAATGATAAATCTGCCTCTCAGGAAGAAAATGTGGTAAAATCTACTCACTTGTCTGATGAAGACGACTTTATTCCTATACCTACGTTGAGAGAATATTCAAGGAGCCTCAGTCGTACTCCGTCGCCTTTCGTAAGGAGACATAAAACATCTAAGAAATCAGATAGATCCGCGGATGAGGCGTCAGAAAAAGAACAGGAACAACAAGAATCCAGAAAGCAAGAAGTCGAAGAAATTAAGAAACCGAAACGGAAAGCAAAGCAATCGGAGTCTGAAAGCGAAAGTAGTGAAGAGGTACCTAAGTCGAAAGGTAAGGCCAAACTAAAGCGTAAAGAAAAAGCCACGTCAAAAAGGTctaaaaaatccaaaaaagAAACTTCTTCTAGTGATAGTGACTCTGACGATTCTTCGTCCAGCGATTCAGAAGATGAAAGGAAAAAGAAAAGCAAGAAGACTTCCAAGAAAAAGTTGGCAAAGAAATCTCGCAAGAAGAGGGCTCGTTCCTCGAGTTCTGATTCTAGTTCTGAAGAAGAGGTGAAACATAAGAGCTCTAAATCCAAACAAAAGAACATTCCAGAAGAGTCGGATAGTGATAAAAAAGGAAAGAAACGTAAAGATTTAAGTATGGAAAGATCTAAATCTGACAAAGGAGATATTAAGCAGAGCAAGTCTAAGAAACCTGAAAACTCAGAAGACTCAAATGATGATAGTTCGGAGAGTGATGAAAAATCGAACAGAAAGAAGAATAAGCATGAATCATCATCAGAAAAAGATGTACGGCGTAAAAAAGCCGATGCTGCCAAAGCAATTTCCCCCGAAGTGTCAAAATCGCGACGGGATGATAAATCTGGAAAACCGAAGCAAACCGAGGAGATAAAATCAAAATCTCGCGATGACTCTGAAAAGAAGGGTAAAAAACGTGAAAAGGAAGATTCATCTTCAGACAGTGATCAAGTGGCTAAGAAAAAAGCGAGGAAGAAAGTATCCGAGTCAGATTCTGACTCTGAAAGTGATGAGCCCAAAAAATCGAAGAGGGCTAAAAAGCACAAGAAGCATTCAAAGAAACATAAGAAGCATAAGAAACATAAAAAGGCATCAAAAAAGAAGGACGATTCTTCTGAAAGTGAGGAGGCGGAAGAGGAAGATGAGGGAAAAGTCAACAATGAGGATTTGGAAAAAAAGCTTCGCGAAAGAGCTCTTAAGTCTATGAAGAAACAAACTAGTGTTTCTGGATCCGactaa